Genomic window (Alnus glutinosa chromosome 9, dhAlnGlut1.1, whole genome shotgun sequence):
ACTGCTTGAAGTGGCGTGGGATCCTATGTGCTATGATTTTCCCCTATAACTCATTGTACCCTATGAAAATAGATCAcgtatttataaattatatatcaaCCATATGCACCAGAATACATGAATGACTCGCATATTTGACAATgagatatatatttattaaccCAATGcacaaattaatattttataccaTTTACAAATGATGTAATAATTAGTTAACAATCACCAAttaatgtagaaataaataacatgaaaccatttaattaaagtaaactatttaattttcaattttaatagaatattaAAATCACATACGTTTGGATCGGATCTACGTCGGGTCGGATGTGATCGAAGTCATCCTGCGGATTATGGTCATTATTATTGGGAGAGTTGGTTGCCCCTAATACACTggtctcaaaaaaaaaacaaatttcttgTAGAGAGTTAAATTCAACATTACCTATTTTTAAGCTATATATACCATCTCGGTAAGacccaaaaagataaatataatgCAACAATTAATATACTCAGGTGTACAATATAATGTATAAAGAATGATAGTTCCGGGAGTATATAAGTGCATCATCATATGGTAATTTTTCTTCTCtccaaattatattttcaaCAACTTGAGAAAATACATGTAACCAGTAATTATATTCCTTAGCATTTCATGTAATAATCCACTAACGTTTTATTAGCAAATTGTTCTTGTTTGTTGTACTTCTCAAACTGCACGCGCAAAATGATGCTCCTACGTACCTTTGGGGTGGCCATTTGTGTTTTCATGAGCCAAACGTTGTTTTACTGACCTCCGTAAGTTGAGGTTCAACGCCAACAGACCTGAGTTTCGACAACTTGTACGTTCTCTTGTGTAAACGTGCTTGTAGGAACGTACAACGTGCACATGAATGTGAAATGAAACCAGCATCGATTAAGGAATCCATTCTCTTGTCTCGGGTTAtttatatgtaggttgtagCTGATCATGATTCTTGAGTACTCCACACGTTGCCGACtcttgcatgcatgcatgcatgcatccaTCCCAAAAATCTCCTCTTCTGGCTACGTATATAATGTGATATAATTCCCTTTACATTATATCattgatagagagagagagagagagagagagagaagggaaaatGGGAGGGGAGTGTTTCTCATTTGCAGCGCATGTTGTAAGAGGCAGATGGTTCATGGTTTTTGCCACCATGCTGTTCATGGCCGGGTCTGGAACATATATAGTTTAATCCTAAGTATTCAATTCGAGAAAATTGAGTTCcagatatatataaaagcacaTGCAAGAGGACTCGAACCAAAGAAACATGTCAGTACTTATTTAGGCctgaaatctgaaaaaatttcatttatttgtGTTTCCAATAGGAGCCTCTATGACAACTCAAGCAGAGCTGAACCCAACAAACCATTTAAACACGTAACAGAAAGGAACTTTAAAACAGTGATAAACATGTTGAAGATGGTATGTAGCCAAGTGGATTGATGTAACTTTTGAGTATGAAAAGTTGAATTTATGTGAACCCGGAACTTGAATCATATTCCTGGATTCCAGTTTTACATTTATAGTCAGAATTATGAAACAGAGATGTTCGACAAATTGTGCCCCTCTGTTTTTCTCATTGGGGGAAGAACTGcttttacaacataaaatacaGCAAATTAATTTCAACGgacaaaaaattattggtatATTACCATAGGAGGAATGTTGAACTTGCCAGAAATGAAGGGTATTTCCGACGGCCTCTCAACCACATCTCGATAAAAAGCATATTCTGCCTCATAGTCATGCAGCCCAAGCTCTTCTTTCTGATTGGTATGATAGTGATGCTTAGCTGAAGCCGATTTCCCAAACCCAAAAAGACTAACCTTATCACAAACTCCCAAAGCCAGCATCACAGCCTGCATACCAGAAGAATAATGGAAATTAGCCCCATCGTGAGCAGGCCCCCATTCTTCCAAGGACTTCCCCGTCTCCTCCGCAAAGCGTTTCAAGGAGTAATACTTGACAATCCTCGCACACAACACATCAAACCGTGGATCAGTGACGAGCAGAGGCGCCTTGTGAGACGAATTGCACATAGTATAGTCCAAGAAATGCACCGGCTGACAAACGTACATGATGATTGGCACATTGTCGCCGTATGGATGGCAAAAACAACCTTTCCTCCACGTGCAAAGATGCAAAATGTTGCTATTTACAAACGAAACACTGGTCCTCCACCCCACATTGCGCTCGAATCCCCCTGTTCTTGCATTGTTCAATCTTATCACAACCTCGTGGCTGTCAATTAGCTCCCCATAATCACTCTTCAAGAGAATCCCACTGTTCCCCACAACCGCACACGACGAGTACCGTTTGTCCGAACCCACCAAACCGGTGTGCCTATCGATGGGATGCTTCAGTAGTCTTATCAACTCCAACATGATTTCCGGCTCAAAGAACGCTTTCCTTCGAGCCCATTCCTGCAATCCTCTCCGGAAATCCAACCAGTACCGATAAATCTGCGGCGACCGCAGTGACAACGGTATTCCATTGGAGGACCTTTCTCTGACTTCAGGGTCACTGAACCTTCGCCAAGCGGCGAAGGTCTGGTACCTGCCCTGGCCACCAACGTTTCCATCCAGCAACTGCTCTATCTCGTCCTTTTCTTTTGCCTC
Coding sequences:
- the LOC133878272 gene encoding beta-1,6-galactosyltransferase GALT29A-like; the encoded protein is MPKVLEREDESDPRTYKIYTAHCLWPSLAKPDSRSGDFIAPMKRSVRPLFSILLITVFAFTVSFRALVRRGAGSGAFDFDLINVLATTTQTPRPTTSTPAPLFNSTLLRYAAIDIGEAKEKDEIEQLLDGNVGGQGRYQTFAAWRRFSDPEVRERSSNGIPLSLRSPQIYRYWLDFRRGLQEWARRKAFFEPEIMLELIRLLKHPIDRHTGLVGSDKRYSSCAVVGNSGILLKSDYGELIDSHEVVIRLNNARTGGFERNVGWRTSVSFVNSNILHLCTWRKGCFCHPYGDNVPIIMYVCQPVHFLDYTMCNSSHKAPLLVTDPRFDVLCARIVKYYSLKRFAEETGKSLEEWGPAHDGANFHYSSGMQAVMLALGVCDKVSLFGFGKSASAKHHYHTNQKEELGLHDYEAEYAFYRDVVERPSEIPFISGKFNIPPMVIYQ